One segment of Pangasianodon hypophthalmus isolate fPanHyp1 chromosome 10, fPanHyp1.pri, whole genome shotgun sequence DNA contains the following:
- the capn3a gene encoding calpain-3 isoform X1 → MPYTPSGFFCDRLIRERERKDGEGSVNKPLQFSGQDFNALKQDCLKKKVLFEDDTFPANVESLGYKELGPKSNKVKNIVWKRPKDICDNPQFIVGGASRTDICQGDLGDCWLLAAIACLTLNDKLLYRVVPQEQSFSDNYAGIFHFQFWRYGDWVDVVVDDRIPTINNQLVFTKSAERNEFWSVLLEKAYAKLHGSYEALKGGNTAEGMEDFTGGVTEFYEMKEAPKDLYKIMKKALERGSLMGCSIDALVPARLETRTTTGLVKGHAYSVTAVEECKQSAQKESKVRLVRLRNPWGQVEWNGPWSDNSKEWATISKKEKENLHLQNAEDGEFWMSFADFTKNYTKLEICNLTPDALDDDKLHKWTVSVNEGRWVKGCSAGGCRNYTDTFWTNPQYRLRLLEEDDDPDNSEVACSFVVALMQKNRRKERKLGANLFTIGFSIYEVPKEMHGNKQHMQKEFFLLNSTKARCKAYINLREVTQRFRLSPGEYVIVPSTYEPHQEGEFLLRVFSEKKNISEEIENRIEADHPVPAPASAGEETEEDQQFRTIFQQIAGDVSTREPESAGGTEMEISANELRNVLNKVLAEHRDMNKEGFSLESCRSMIAFMDMDGTGRLNLQELRQLWNKIKQWQEIFKHYEAEHTGFISSYEMRNAINDAVMCVMCHSGFRLNNPLYNIITMRYANENMNIDFDSFVSCLVRLEGMFRAFQAFDQDGDGTISLSVLEWLQLTLYA, encoded by the exons ATGCCCTACACACCATCAGGCTTTTTTTGTGACCGGCTGAtccgggagagagagagaaaggatggAGAAGGATCTGTGAACAAACCTCTTCAATTCAGTGGCCAGGACTTTAATGCCCTGAAACAGGATTGTCTTAAGAAAAAGGTGCTGTTTGAGGATGATACCTTCCCAGCCAATGTGGAGTCCCTGGGTTACAAGGAACTGGGCCCCAAGTCCAACAAGGTCAAGAACATTGTCTGGAAAAGACCCAAG GATATTTGTGATAATCCACAGTTCATCGTTGGAGGTGCCAGCAGAACAGACATCTGTCAGGGAGACTTGG GAGACTGCTGGCTGCTTGCTGCCATTGCTTGTCTTACGCTGAACGATAAGCTACTGTATCGGGTTGTTCCTCAAGAGCAGAGTTTCTCTGACAATTATGCGGGAATCTTTCATTTTCAG TTCTGGCGTTACGGTGACTGGGTGGATGTTGTAGTTGATGATCGGATCCCTACCATCAATAACCAGCTGGTGTTCACCAAATCTGCTGAGAGGAATGAGTTCTGGAGCGTACTTCTTGAGAAAGCGTATGCCAA ACTGCATGGTTCTTATGAGGCTCTGAAAGGTGGAAACACTGCCGAGGGGATGGAAGACTTCACTGGAGGAGTAACTGAGTTTTATGAAATGAAGGAGGCACCCAAAGACCTTTACAAGATCATGAAGAAGGCCTTGGAGCGAGGCTCCCTTATGGGTTGCTCTATTGAT GCCTTGGTCCCAGCCCGCTTGGAGACTCGCACCACGACTGGGCTAGTGAAAGGTCATGCCTATTCTGTAACTGCTGTGGAGGAG TGTAAACAGAGCGCACAAAAAGAATCTAAAGTGCGTCTGGTGCGTCTCCGTAATCCGTGGGGCCAAGTGGAGTGGAATGGACCTTGGAGTGATAA TTCAAAGGAGTGGGCTACCATTTctaagaaagagaaagaaaacctgCATCTACAGAATGCAGAAGATGGAGAGTTCTG gATGTCCTTTGCTGATTTCACGAAGAACTACACCAAGCTGGAAATCTGTAACCTGACCCCTGATGCTCTGGATGATGATAAGCTCCACAAGTGGACAGTGTCTGTGAATGAGGGGCGCTGGGTAAAAGGCTGCTCTGCTGGAGGCTGCAGGAATTATACTG acaccttttggacaAACCCACAGTATCGCCTTCGCCTCCTTGAGGAGGATGACGACCCGGACAACAGTGAGGTGGCCTGCTCCTTTGTGGTGGCTCTCatgcagaaaaacagaagaaaagaacgCAAACTGGGTGCCAATTTATTCACTATTGGATTTTCCATCTATGAG GTGCCAAAGGAG ATGCATGGTAACAAGCAGCACATGCAGAAGGAATTCTTCCTGCTGAACTCAACCAAGGCTCGCTGCAAGGCCTACATTAACTTGCGGGAGGTGACTCAACGCTTCAGGCTGAGCCCTGGGGAGTATGTCATTGTGCCTTCCACCTATGAGCCCCACCAGGAAGGCGAGTTTCTCCTCCGTGTCTTCTCTGAAAAGAAGAACATCTCTGA GGAAATAGAGAACAGGATCGAAGCTGACCATCCAGTG CCAGCTCCAGCCTCAGCAGGGGAAGAGACTGAGGAGGACCAGCAGTTCCGTACCATTTTTCAGCAGATAGCTGGGGATGTGAGTACTAGGGAGCCAGAGAGCGCTGGGGGGACA GAAATGGAGATCTCAGCCAACGAGCTGAGAAATGTCCTGAACAAGGTGTTGGCTGAGC ACAGGGACATGAATAAAGAGGGCTTCAGTCTAGAGAGCTGCCGTAGCATGATTGCCTTCATGGAT ATGGATGGAACAGGCAGACTTAATCTACAAGAGCTTAGACAGTTGTGGAATAAGATCAAACAGTGGCAG GAAATTTTTAAGCACTATGAAGCTGAGCATACTGGCTTCATCAGCAGCTATGAGATGAGAAATGCCATCAATGATGCAG TCATGTGTGTTATGTGTCATTCAGGGTTCCGTCTCAACAACCCACTGTACAACATTATCACAATGCGTTACGCCAATGAGAACATGAACATCGACTTTGACAGCTTTGTTAGCTGTCTTGTGCGTTTGGAGGGGATGTTCA GAGCTTTCCAGGCCTTTGATCAGGATGGAGACGGcactatcagtctgtctgtacTGGAG TGGCTCCAGTTGACTCTGTATGCCTAA
- the capn3a gene encoding calpain-3 isoform X4, whose amino-acid sequence MPYTPSGFFCDRLIRERERKDGEGSVNKPLQFSGQDFNALKQDCLKKKVLFEDDTFPANVESLGYKELGPKSNKVKNIVWKRPKDICDNPQFIVGGASRTDICQGDLGDCWLLAAIACLTLNDKLLYRVVPQEQSFSDNYAGIFHFQFWRYGDWVDVVVDDRIPTINNQLVFTKSAERNEFWSVLLEKAYAKLHGSYEALKGGNTAEGMEDFTGGVTEFYEMKEAPKDLYKIMKKALERGSLMGCSIDALVPARLETRTTTGLVKGHAYSVTAVEECKQSAQKESKVRLVRLRNPWGQVEWNGPWSDNSKEWATISKKEKENLHLQNAEDGEFWMSFADFTKNYTKLEICNLTPDALDDDKLHKWTVSVNEGRWVKGCSAGGCRNYTDTFWTNPQYRLRLLEEDDDPDNSEVACSFVVALMQKNRRKERKLGANLFTIGFSIYEVPKEMHGNKQHMQKEFFLLNSTKARCKAYINLREVTQRFRLSPGEYVIVPSTYEPHQEGEFLLRVFSEKKNISEEIENRIEADHPVPAPASAGEETEEDQQFRTIFQQIAGDEMEISANELRNVLNKVLAEHRDMNKEGFSLESCRSMIAFMDMDGTGRLNLQELRQLWNKIKQWQEIFKHYEAEHTGFISSYEMRNAINDAGFRLNNPLYNIITMRYANENMNIDFDSFVSCLVRLEGMFRAFQAFDQDGDGTISLSVLEWLQLTLYA is encoded by the exons ATGCCCTACACACCATCAGGCTTTTTTTGTGACCGGCTGAtccgggagagagagagaaaggatggAGAAGGATCTGTGAACAAACCTCTTCAATTCAGTGGCCAGGACTTTAATGCCCTGAAACAGGATTGTCTTAAGAAAAAGGTGCTGTTTGAGGATGATACCTTCCCAGCCAATGTGGAGTCCCTGGGTTACAAGGAACTGGGCCCCAAGTCCAACAAGGTCAAGAACATTGTCTGGAAAAGACCCAAG GATATTTGTGATAATCCACAGTTCATCGTTGGAGGTGCCAGCAGAACAGACATCTGTCAGGGAGACTTGG GAGACTGCTGGCTGCTTGCTGCCATTGCTTGTCTTACGCTGAACGATAAGCTACTGTATCGGGTTGTTCCTCAAGAGCAGAGTTTCTCTGACAATTATGCGGGAATCTTTCATTTTCAG TTCTGGCGTTACGGTGACTGGGTGGATGTTGTAGTTGATGATCGGATCCCTACCATCAATAACCAGCTGGTGTTCACCAAATCTGCTGAGAGGAATGAGTTCTGGAGCGTACTTCTTGAGAAAGCGTATGCCAA ACTGCATGGTTCTTATGAGGCTCTGAAAGGTGGAAACACTGCCGAGGGGATGGAAGACTTCACTGGAGGAGTAACTGAGTTTTATGAAATGAAGGAGGCACCCAAAGACCTTTACAAGATCATGAAGAAGGCCTTGGAGCGAGGCTCCCTTATGGGTTGCTCTATTGAT GCCTTGGTCCCAGCCCGCTTGGAGACTCGCACCACGACTGGGCTAGTGAAAGGTCATGCCTATTCTGTAACTGCTGTGGAGGAG TGTAAACAGAGCGCACAAAAAGAATCTAAAGTGCGTCTGGTGCGTCTCCGTAATCCGTGGGGCCAAGTGGAGTGGAATGGACCTTGGAGTGATAA TTCAAAGGAGTGGGCTACCATTTctaagaaagagaaagaaaacctgCATCTACAGAATGCAGAAGATGGAGAGTTCTG gATGTCCTTTGCTGATTTCACGAAGAACTACACCAAGCTGGAAATCTGTAACCTGACCCCTGATGCTCTGGATGATGATAAGCTCCACAAGTGGACAGTGTCTGTGAATGAGGGGCGCTGGGTAAAAGGCTGCTCTGCTGGAGGCTGCAGGAATTATACTG acaccttttggacaAACCCACAGTATCGCCTTCGCCTCCTTGAGGAGGATGACGACCCGGACAACAGTGAGGTGGCCTGCTCCTTTGTGGTGGCTCTCatgcagaaaaacagaagaaaagaacgCAAACTGGGTGCCAATTTATTCACTATTGGATTTTCCATCTATGAG GTGCCAAAGGAG ATGCATGGTAACAAGCAGCACATGCAGAAGGAATTCTTCCTGCTGAACTCAACCAAGGCTCGCTGCAAGGCCTACATTAACTTGCGGGAGGTGACTCAACGCTTCAGGCTGAGCCCTGGGGAGTATGTCATTGTGCCTTCCACCTATGAGCCCCACCAGGAAGGCGAGTTTCTCCTCCGTGTCTTCTCTGAAAAGAAGAACATCTCTGA GGAAATAGAGAACAGGATCGAAGCTGACCATCCAGTG CCAGCTCCAGCCTCAGCAGGGGAAGAGACTGAGGAGGACCAGCAGTTCCGTACCATTTTTCAGCAGATAGCTGGGGAT GAAATGGAGATCTCAGCCAACGAGCTGAGAAATGTCCTGAACAAGGTGTTGGCTGAGC ACAGGGACATGAATAAAGAGGGCTTCAGTCTAGAGAGCTGCCGTAGCATGATTGCCTTCATGGAT ATGGATGGAACAGGCAGACTTAATCTACAAGAGCTTAGACAGTTGTGGAATAAGATCAAACAGTGGCAG GAAATTTTTAAGCACTATGAAGCTGAGCATACTGGCTTCATCAGCAGCTATGAGATGAGAAATGCCATCAATGATGCAG GGTTCCGTCTCAACAACCCACTGTACAACATTATCACAATGCGTTACGCCAATGAGAACATGAACATCGACTTTGACAGCTTTGTTAGCTGTCTTGTGCGTTTGGAGGGGATGTTCA GAGCTTTCCAGGCCTTTGATCAGGATGGAGACGGcactatcagtctgtctgtacTGGAG TGGCTCCAGTTGACTCTGTATGCCTAA
- the capn3a gene encoding calpain-3 isoform X3, whose product MPYTPSGFFCDRLIRERERKDGEGSVNKPLQFSGQDFNALKQDCLKKKVLFEDDTFPANVESLGYKELGPKSNKVKNIVWKRPKDICDNPQFIVGGASRTDICQGDLGDCWLLAAIACLTLNDKLLYRVVPQEQSFSDNYAGIFHFQFWRYGDWVDVVVDDRIPTINNQLVFTKSAERNEFWSVLLEKAYAKLHGSYEALKGGNTAEGMEDFTGGVTEFYEMKEAPKDLYKIMKKALERGSLMGCSIDALVPARLETRTTTGLVKGHAYSVTAVEECKQSAQKESKVRLVRLRNPWGQVEWNGPWSDNSKEWATISKKEKENLHLQNAEDGEFWMSFADFTKNYTKLEICNLTPDALDDDKLHKWTVSVNEGRWVKGCSAGGCRNYTDTFWTNPQYRLRLLEEDDDPDNSEVACSFVVALMQKNRRKERKLGANLFTIGFSIYEVPKEMHGNKQHMQKEFFLLNSTKARCKAYINLREVTQRFRLSPGEYVIVPSTYEPHQEGEFLLRVFSEKKNISEEIENRIEADHPVPAPASAGEETEEDQQFRTIFQQIAGDEMEISANELRNVLNKVLAEHRDMNKEGFSLESCRSMIAFMDMDGTGRLNLQELRQLWNKIKQWQEIFKHYEAEHTGFISSYEMRNAINDAVMCVMCHSGFRLNNPLYNIITMRYANENMNIDFDSFVSCLVRLEGMFRAFQAFDQDGDGTISLSVLEWLQLTLYA is encoded by the exons ATGCCCTACACACCATCAGGCTTTTTTTGTGACCGGCTGAtccgggagagagagagaaaggatggAGAAGGATCTGTGAACAAACCTCTTCAATTCAGTGGCCAGGACTTTAATGCCCTGAAACAGGATTGTCTTAAGAAAAAGGTGCTGTTTGAGGATGATACCTTCCCAGCCAATGTGGAGTCCCTGGGTTACAAGGAACTGGGCCCCAAGTCCAACAAGGTCAAGAACATTGTCTGGAAAAGACCCAAG GATATTTGTGATAATCCACAGTTCATCGTTGGAGGTGCCAGCAGAACAGACATCTGTCAGGGAGACTTGG GAGACTGCTGGCTGCTTGCTGCCATTGCTTGTCTTACGCTGAACGATAAGCTACTGTATCGGGTTGTTCCTCAAGAGCAGAGTTTCTCTGACAATTATGCGGGAATCTTTCATTTTCAG TTCTGGCGTTACGGTGACTGGGTGGATGTTGTAGTTGATGATCGGATCCCTACCATCAATAACCAGCTGGTGTTCACCAAATCTGCTGAGAGGAATGAGTTCTGGAGCGTACTTCTTGAGAAAGCGTATGCCAA ACTGCATGGTTCTTATGAGGCTCTGAAAGGTGGAAACACTGCCGAGGGGATGGAAGACTTCACTGGAGGAGTAACTGAGTTTTATGAAATGAAGGAGGCACCCAAAGACCTTTACAAGATCATGAAGAAGGCCTTGGAGCGAGGCTCCCTTATGGGTTGCTCTATTGAT GCCTTGGTCCCAGCCCGCTTGGAGACTCGCACCACGACTGGGCTAGTGAAAGGTCATGCCTATTCTGTAACTGCTGTGGAGGAG TGTAAACAGAGCGCACAAAAAGAATCTAAAGTGCGTCTGGTGCGTCTCCGTAATCCGTGGGGCCAAGTGGAGTGGAATGGACCTTGGAGTGATAA TTCAAAGGAGTGGGCTACCATTTctaagaaagagaaagaaaacctgCATCTACAGAATGCAGAAGATGGAGAGTTCTG gATGTCCTTTGCTGATTTCACGAAGAACTACACCAAGCTGGAAATCTGTAACCTGACCCCTGATGCTCTGGATGATGATAAGCTCCACAAGTGGACAGTGTCTGTGAATGAGGGGCGCTGGGTAAAAGGCTGCTCTGCTGGAGGCTGCAGGAATTATACTG acaccttttggacaAACCCACAGTATCGCCTTCGCCTCCTTGAGGAGGATGACGACCCGGACAACAGTGAGGTGGCCTGCTCCTTTGTGGTGGCTCTCatgcagaaaaacagaagaaaagaacgCAAACTGGGTGCCAATTTATTCACTATTGGATTTTCCATCTATGAG GTGCCAAAGGAG ATGCATGGTAACAAGCAGCACATGCAGAAGGAATTCTTCCTGCTGAACTCAACCAAGGCTCGCTGCAAGGCCTACATTAACTTGCGGGAGGTGACTCAACGCTTCAGGCTGAGCCCTGGGGAGTATGTCATTGTGCCTTCCACCTATGAGCCCCACCAGGAAGGCGAGTTTCTCCTCCGTGTCTTCTCTGAAAAGAAGAACATCTCTGA GGAAATAGAGAACAGGATCGAAGCTGACCATCCAGTG CCAGCTCCAGCCTCAGCAGGGGAAGAGACTGAGGAGGACCAGCAGTTCCGTACCATTTTTCAGCAGATAGCTGGGGAT GAAATGGAGATCTCAGCCAACGAGCTGAGAAATGTCCTGAACAAGGTGTTGGCTGAGC ACAGGGACATGAATAAAGAGGGCTTCAGTCTAGAGAGCTGCCGTAGCATGATTGCCTTCATGGAT ATGGATGGAACAGGCAGACTTAATCTACAAGAGCTTAGACAGTTGTGGAATAAGATCAAACAGTGGCAG GAAATTTTTAAGCACTATGAAGCTGAGCATACTGGCTTCATCAGCAGCTATGAGATGAGAAATGCCATCAATGATGCAG TCATGTGTGTTATGTGTCATTCAGGGTTCCGTCTCAACAACCCACTGTACAACATTATCACAATGCGTTACGCCAATGAGAACATGAACATCGACTTTGACAGCTTTGTTAGCTGTCTTGTGCGTTTGGAGGGGATGTTCA GAGCTTTCCAGGCCTTTGATCAGGATGGAGACGGcactatcagtctgtctgtacTGGAG TGGCTCCAGTTGACTCTGTATGCCTAA
- the capn3a gene encoding calpain-3 isoform X2 yields the protein MPYTPSGFFCDRLIRERERKDGEGSVNKPLQFSGQDFNALKQDCLKKKVLFEDDTFPANVESLGYKELGPKSNKVKNIVWKRPKDICDNPQFIVGGASRTDICQGDLGDCWLLAAIACLTLNDKLLYRVVPQEQSFSDNYAGIFHFQFWRYGDWVDVVVDDRIPTINNQLVFTKSAERNEFWSVLLEKAYAKLHGSYEALKGGNTAEGMEDFTGGVTEFYEMKEAPKDLYKIMKKALERGSLMGCSIDALVPARLETRTTTGLVKGHAYSVTAVEECKQSAQKESKVRLVRLRNPWGQVEWNGPWSDNSKEWATISKKEKENLHLQNAEDGEFWMSFADFTKNYTKLEICNLTPDALDDDKLHKWTVSVNEGRWVKGCSAGGCRNYTDTFWTNPQYRLRLLEEDDDPDNSEVACSFVVALMQKNRRKERKLGANLFTIGFSIYEVPKEMHGNKQHMQKEFFLLNSTKARCKAYINLREVTQRFRLSPGEYVIVPSTYEPHQEGEFLLRVFSEKKNISEEIENRIEADHPVPAPASAGEETEEDQQFRTIFQQIAGDVSTREPESAGGTEMEISANELRNVLNKVLAEHRDMNKEGFSLESCRSMIAFMDMDGTGRLNLQELRQLWNKIKQWQEIFKHYEAEHTGFISSYEMRNAINDAGFRLNNPLYNIITMRYANENMNIDFDSFVSCLVRLEGMFRAFQAFDQDGDGTISLSVLEWLQLTLYA from the exons ATGCCCTACACACCATCAGGCTTTTTTTGTGACCGGCTGAtccgggagagagagagaaaggatggAGAAGGATCTGTGAACAAACCTCTTCAATTCAGTGGCCAGGACTTTAATGCCCTGAAACAGGATTGTCTTAAGAAAAAGGTGCTGTTTGAGGATGATACCTTCCCAGCCAATGTGGAGTCCCTGGGTTACAAGGAACTGGGCCCCAAGTCCAACAAGGTCAAGAACATTGTCTGGAAAAGACCCAAG GATATTTGTGATAATCCACAGTTCATCGTTGGAGGTGCCAGCAGAACAGACATCTGTCAGGGAGACTTGG GAGACTGCTGGCTGCTTGCTGCCATTGCTTGTCTTACGCTGAACGATAAGCTACTGTATCGGGTTGTTCCTCAAGAGCAGAGTTTCTCTGACAATTATGCGGGAATCTTTCATTTTCAG TTCTGGCGTTACGGTGACTGGGTGGATGTTGTAGTTGATGATCGGATCCCTACCATCAATAACCAGCTGGTGTTCACCAAATCTGCTGAGAGGAATGAGTTCTGGAGCGTACTTCTTGAGAAAGCGTATGCCAA ACTGCATGGTTCTTATGAGGCTCTGAAAGGTGGAAACACTGCCGAGGGGATGGAAGACTTCACTGGAGGAGTAACTGAGTTTTATGAAATGAAGGAGGCACCCAAAGACCTTTACAAGATCATGAAGAAGGCCTTGGAGCGAGGCTCCCTTATGGGTTGCTCTATTGAT GCCTTGGTCCCAGCCCGCTTGGAGACTCGCACCACGACTGGGCTAGTGAAAGGTCATGCCTATTCTGTAACTGCTGTGGAGGAG TGTAAACAGAGCGCACAAAAAGAATCTAAAGTGCGTCTGGTGCGTCTCCGTAATCCGTGGGGCCAAGTGGAGTGGAATGGACCTTGGAGTGATAA TTCAAAGGAGTGGGCTACCATTTctaagaaagagaaagaaaacctgCATCTACAGAATGCAGAAGATGGAGAGTTCTG gATGTCCTTTGCTGATTTCACGAAGAACTACACCAAGCTGGAAATCTGTAACCTGACCCCTGATGCTCTGGATGATGATAAGCTCCACAAGTGGACAGTGTCTGTGAATGAGGGGCGCTGGGTAAAAGGCTGCTCTGCTGGAGGCTGCAGGAATTATACTG acaccttttggacaAACCCACAGTATCGCCTTCGCCTCCTTGAGGAGGATGACGACCCGGACAACAGTGAGGTGGCCTGCTCCTTTGTGGTGGCTCTCatgcagaaaaacagaagaaaagaacgCAAACTGGGTGCCAATTTATTCACTATTGGATTTTCCATCTATGAG GTGCCAAAGGAG ATGCATGGTAACAAGCAGCACATGCAGAAGGAATTCTTCCTGCTGAACTCAACCAAGGCTCGCTGCAAGGCCTACATTAACTTGCGGGAGGTGACTCAACGCTTCAGGCTGAGCCCTGGGGAGTATGTCATTGTGCCTTCCACCTATGAGCCCCACCAGGAAGGCGAGTTTCTCCTCCGTGTCTTCTCTGAAAAGAAGAACATCTCTGA GGAAATAGAGAACAGGATCGAAGCTGACCATCCAGTG CCAGCTCCAGCCTCAGCAGGGGAAGAGACTGAGGAGGACCAGCAGTTCCGTACCATTTTTCAGCAGATAGCTGGGGATGTGAGTACTAGGGAGCCAGAGAGCGCTGGGGGGACA GAAATGGAGATCTCAGCCAACGAGCTGAGAAATGTCCTGAACAAGGTGTTGGCTGAGC ACAGGGACATGAATAAAGAGGGCTTCAGTCTAGAGAGCTGCCGTAGCATGATTGCCTTCATGGAT ATGGATGGAACAGGCAGACTTAATCTACAAGAGCTTAGACAGTTGTGGAATAAGATCAAACAGTGGCAG GAAATTTTTAAGCACTATGAAGCTGAGCATACTGGCTTCATCAGCAGCTATGAGATGAGAAATGCCATCAATGATGCAG GGTTCCGTCTCAACAACCCACTGTACAACATTATCACAATGCGTTACGCCAATGAGAACATGAACATCGACTTTGACAGCTTTGTTAGCTGTCTTGTGCGTTTGGAGGGGATGTTCA GAGCTTTCCAGGCCTTTGATCAGGATGGAGACGGcactatcagtctgtctgtacTGGAG TGGCTCCAGTTGACTCTGTATGCCTAA